ATTGGCGCTTGCTGGTTATCCCCTCCACCCAGACAATGCGAATTGTAGTCTTTCTTATGTATCCGCTTACCCTGCTCTCCCGTTTCCTGACCAAGTTAATTGGACGCAAGGGGAATACAGGAGCTTTGACCCGGGAAGAACTGAATGCTCAGGTCGACCTGAGTCTGAAAGAAGGAATTCTGCGCGGTCAGGAATCACGAGTGTTTAAAAACCTTATCCGTTTCAGGTCGCTGCAAGCCAAAGATATCATGACTCCCCGCCCGGTTTTGATTTCCTATCCCCAGACCGAAACAGTTGGTTCGGTAGCCGATAAAAATTTACCGGTATCCCGGATCCTTGTGCATCGGGAAAACGCTCCGGAAGATATTACCGGTTACGTTCTTAAAAGTGAACTCCTGGACTGGGTTGCCCGCGATAAACCTCAAAAGCAGTTATGTGATTTCAAGCGGGAAATTCTTACTGTTCCCGAATCATTAAATGTCGAAGAGCTTCTTGAAAAGCTCCTCAAAGGTCATGAGCACATCACCGTGCTTATCGATGAATATGGCGGCTTGGCGGGTATTGTCACTATGGAAGACATAATCGAGACGCTTCTGGGGATGGAAATTGTCGAT
This region of Chitinivibrionales bacterium genomic DNA includes:
- a CDS encoding DUF21 domain-containing protein, whose amino-acid sequence is MALMIIYLISAIIISFICSVLEAVLLSVSPAYIKVLEQKNPSAGNKLLAFKTDIDKPLSAILSLNTIAHTIGAAGVGAQAQIVFGKASVGLISAILTFLILVFSEIIPKTIGASYWRLLVIPSTQTMRIVVFLMYPLTLLSRFLTKLIGRKGNTGALTREELNAQVDLSLKEGILRGQESRVFKNLIRFRSLQAKDIMTPRPVLISYPQTETVGSVADKNLPVSRILVHRENAPEDITGYVLKSELLDWVARDKPQKQLCDFKREILTVPESLNVEELLEKLLKGHEHITVLIDEYGGLAGIVTMEDIIETLLGMEIVDEMDTVEDMQAYARDRWRERAERLGLLRNENELK